The genomic window CACGTCCCCGGGCAGGCCCTCGTCCAGGATGCGCTGGAGTTCCCAGAACTTGGGGTTCGTCCCCGAAAGGTGCAGGTGCGCCACCTGCCCCAGGGCGTGCACGCCCGCGTCGGTGCGGCCCGAGCCGCCCAGGCTGGATACGGTGAGCCCGGCCTCCTGCAGCACGCGCTCCAGGGTTCCGGCCACGGTGCGCACGCCCTGCGCGGTCTGCTTGGGGCCCTGCTTCTGCCAGCCCTGGAAGCGGGAGCCGTCGTATTCCACCAGCAGCCGGTAGCCGCCCGTCCTCGGCGCCAGGCCCTTGGGCGGCCTCATGCCGGGAAGACCTTGTTCACTTCCCGCAGAAAGTGGTCGGGGTCGTGGAGGGGCTTGGAGAGGTAGTGCTCGGCGCCCGTCTCCGCCAGGAACCGCTCCCGGTCGCCGGTCATGGCGTGGGCGGTGGCCAGGATGACGGGGACCCCCTTGGTGGCCGGGTCGGCCTTCAGCAGGCGGGTGATGTAGATGCCGTCGACCTTCTGGCCCAGGTGGATGGAGCGGGAGAGGCTGATGTCCATGATGACGGCCGACACGTCCCCGGCGGCGACGATGGCCAGGATCTCGTCCACGTCCTCGGAGACCACCACGTCGAAGCCGCCCTTGCGGACCAGCACGACCTTCATGAACTTCACGTTGATGGGGTCGTCCTCGACGATCAGGATCTTCTTGCTCATTGGAACCTCAGGGGCCAGTTTATACCGTTTCCGCGGGGCGGAGTCCCTTGAGGAGATCCAGGACGCCGTCGGGCACGTTCAGGGAGCCGGTGCCCACGCCCAGGTACTGCCCCGGCTTGTGGCCGCCGTGGTAGTCGCTGCCGCCGCTGGGCACCATTTCCAGGAGCCGCGCCAGCTCGAGGAAGTACTGGTGCTCCGCGGGGCCGTAGTCGGGATAGTGGGCCTCGAGGCCCTGGATGCCCTGGGCCTTCAGCTCCGCCATGGCCGCCTCCCAGCGGAAGCTCCGGTGGCTGAACCGGCCGGGGTGGGCCACCACGGACACCCCTCCGGCCTGGCGGATCCAGGTGGCGGCGTCCTCCGGGGTGAGCTCCCGCAGGGGCACGAAGGCCGGGCCGTCATCGCCGATGAAGCGGCGGAAGGCGTCCTGGGGGCTGCCCGCGGCGCCATGCTTGACCAGGGCCCGGGCGAAGTGGGTGCGGGAGATCGCGTCGGTGGGGGCCAGGGCCGCCACCTCCTCCCAGGTGATGGCCACGCCCATGTCCTGGAGCCGCGCCACCATGCGCCGGTTGCGGTCCACCCGCCGCTCCCGCATGTCCTCGATGCGCGCCCGGAACCGGTCATTGCCGGGGTCGACGAACAGGCCCAGCACGTGCAGCACGCGCCCCAGGTACCGGCAGCTCAGCTCGATGCCCGGCACCAGCTCGGCGTCGGTGCGGTCCTGGCAGGCCAGGAACCGCCCCAGGCCCTCCAGGGTGTCGTGGTCGGTGAGCGCCAGGGCCTTCAGGCCCGCGCAGTCCGCGAGGGCCGCCAGGACCTCGGGGGTGTCCGTGCCGTCCGAGAAGATGGAATGGCTGTGGAGGTCGATCACGGAGCGGCTCCTGCGTTGGCGCGGTAGATGGCGGCCAGCATGATGGCCACCGCCTGGAAGAGCTCCGGGGGGACGACCTGGTCCATCTGCAGGGGCTCGAGGGCGGCCAGCAGGTCCGGGTCCCGCTCCACGGGGATGCCGTGCTGCCGGGCCAGGGCCACGATGCGGTCGGCCAGGAGACCCTCGCCCTTGGCCACCAGGCGCGGGGCCAGGTCCTTGAAGGGGGCCTCGGGGGCGTAGCGCAGGGCGACGGCGCTGGAGCGGGGCGGGGTTCGTGCCATGTTCCAGCCTAACATCCCGGCCCTAAACAGGACCGGAACCTGGGAGGCCCAGGTTCCGGTCCGGGTGGAATCTTGCGGCCTACTGGATGAGGCTGGATTCCGTCTCGTCGTCCTCGAGTTCCTCCATGGCCAGCCGGCGGAAGATCTTGACGTCGGCCAGGGACATGAAGCTGATGTAGGCGAACCCGCTGAAGAAGAGCCAGAGGAAGGGCACCGAGGCCCACTTCCGGATGTAGACGGCCACGACGACAGCGCCGAAGTAGTAGAAGGCGAAGGCCAGCTCCAGGAACGTGACGAGGCTCTTGGGCACCTTGTAGGCCCTGGCGGTGGAGGCGGTGGCGCCGTTGCCCTTCTCGTCCACGCC from Geothrix sp. 21YS21S-2 includes these protein-coding regions:
- a CDS encoding response regulator, with product MSKKILIVEDDPINVKFMKVVLVRKGGFDVVVSEDVDEILAIVAAGDVSAVIMDISLSRSIHLGQKVDGIYITRLLKADPATKGVPVILATAHAMTGDRERFLAETGAEHYLSKPLHDPDHFLREVNKVFPA
- a CDS encoding PHP domain-containing protein: MIDLHSHSIFSDGTDTPEVLAALADCAGLKALALTDHDTLEGLGRFLACQDRTDAELVPGIELSCRYLGRVLHVLGLFVDPGNDRFRARIEDMRERRVDRNRRMVARLQDMGVAITWEEVAALAPTDAISRTHFARALVKHGAAGSPQDAFRRFIGDDGPAFVPLRELTPEDAATWIRQAGGVSVVAHPGRFSHRSFRWEAAMAELKAQGIQGLEAHYPDYGPAEHQYFLELARLLEMVPSGGSDYHGGHKPGQYLGVGTGSLNVPDGVLDLLKGLRPAETV
- a CDS encoding EscU/YscU/HrcU family type III secretion system export apparatus switch protein, producing the protein MARTPPRSSAVALRYAPEAPFKDLAPRLVAKGEGLLADRIVALARQHGIPVERDPDLLAALEPLQMDQVVPPELFQAVAIMLAAIYRANAGAAP